From Deinococcus aestuarii, one genomic window encodes:
- a CDS encoding sensor domain-containing protein: MNMSSHTRPAPTPTLHTALREVLRLYAPGATLLTALEGEVLRVGAQGVEREAGGELVPPDAWLEGGELTWLTRGGTLLGLMWCEGAAPPADVADLLTLLLGAARGDGAGREADVLVTQFPLPAAWLRADLTFRQVSRPFLELLGLSDAQVLSRPLKDLLPGMPALAAGLAQAAAGRTVCLPDEPLPVTPGDGPVWVRGEARPSFGGAGAGVLWTLRDVTAEHRQAELLGALLGGHTTPAALLTTAGTVLHASPGWHDLLPGAALPRSPLWACFPETAPETLQDLVREAAQGGPARARVPLGAGGSVTLSVRPVTAREGADPLLVVEAGTGTGPGAPGDGWGAPAAQVLALGDHAALLVDPAGRTQLVSERAADLLGLEASRLLGVPLSRALPDLGVRLHTPAGSPLAFPDLRAESLTFPLETELLLVRPDGGGRHLEVRGTLLPGDAPGGRPGLLLTLRDVSALRHAQARLRHGARHDPLTGLLNRAGLREALVQGAPGTVLCLDLDGFGALNAALGRTACDHLLIGVSARLGDLADARGGRAARLGDDAFALFLPHSGPPEAAGALTAAVRAAFTAPVRAGRQAVPLTFALGVAPVGLGTDGAALADAEIALAHARGRGRAQASTFGPGLREEVADPFRLEEALRGALSGEGEGPTLHYQPVLHLASGRVIGAEALLRWTHPALGELPPAQVLPLAARAGLMAPLAGWVLRRAVEEGRAWREAHPGLRLSVNLSLGGRWCPTDPGELLPFLAEHGSPDVEVGAGCLLDPGEGTLDLLGALRARGARLWVDDFGEGTTSLSALSRHPLTGIKLHPNLTARLPDDPRGVTLVEATLDLARRLGWQVTAVGVETAAGLDLLRGLGCDAVQGHAVCPPLDPGAFGAWLQGR, encoded by the coding sequence GGCTGGAGGGGGGCGAGCTGACGTGGCTCACGCGGGGGGGCACCCTGCTGGGCCTGATGTGGTGCGAGGGGGCAGCGCCGCCCGCGGACGTGGCCGACCTCCTGACGCTGCTGCTCGGGGCGGCGCGCGGGGACGGGGCCGGGCGCGAGGCCGACGTGCTCGTCACCCAGTTCCCGCTGCCCGCCGCGTGGCTGCGCGCCGACCTCACCTTCCGGCAGGTGAGCCGCCCCTTCCTCGAACTGCTCGGCTTAAGCGACGCGCAGGTGCTGAGTCGCCCCCTCAAGGACCTGCTGCCGGGGATGCCCGCCCTCGCGGCGGGGCTCGCGCAGGCGGCGGCGGGCCGCACGGTGTGCCTGCCCGACGAGCCGCTGCCGGTGACGCCGGGGGACGGGCCCGTGTGGGTGCGCGGCGAGGCGCGGCCCTCCTTCGGCGGGGCGGGGGCGGGGGTGCTGTGGACCCTGCGCGACGTGACCGCCGAACACCGCCAGGCGGAGCTGCTGGGGGCCCTGCTGGGCGGTCACACCACCCCCGCCGCGCTCCTGACGACCGCGGGCACGGTGCTCCACGCGAGCCCCGGCTGGCACGACCTGTTGCCCGGCGCGGCCCTGCCCAGGTCGCCGCTGTGGGCCTGCTTCCCGGAAACGGCCCCCGAGACGCTGCAAGACCTCGTGCGTGAGGCGGCGCAGGGCGGCCCCGCCCGGGCGCGGGTGCCCCTGGGGGCGGGGGGCAGCGTCACCCTGAGCGTGCGGCCGGTCACGGCGCGGGAAGGCGCCGACCCCCTGCTCGTGGTGGAGGCCGGGACGGGGACGGGCCCCGGCGCCCCGGGGGACGGGTGGGGCGCCCCCGCCGCGCAGGTGCTGGCCCTCGGCGACCACGCGGCCCTGCTCGTGGACCCCGCGGGCCGCACCCAGCTCGTCAGCGAGCGGGCGGCGGACCTCCTCGGACTGGAGGCCTCCCGGCTGCTCGGCGTGCCCCTCTCGCGGGCGCTCCCCGACCTCGGGGTGCGGCTGCACACCCCGGCGGGCTCTCCCCTCGCCTTCCCCGACCTGCGCGCGGAGAGCCTGACTTTCCCGCTGGAGACCGAACTCCTGCTCGTGCGCCCGGACGGCGGCGGGCGGCACCTGGAGGTGCGCGGCACCCTCCTCCCGGGAGACGCCCCCGGCGGGCGGCCCGGCCTGCTCCTCACCCTGCGCGACGTGTCGGCGCTGCGCCACGCCCAGGCGCGGTTGCGGCACGGGGCCCGCCACGACCCCCTGACCGGGCTGCTCAACCGCGCCGGGCTGCGCGAGGCCCTGGTGCAGGGGGCGCCGGGCACCGTCTTGTGCCTCGACCTCGACGGCTTCGGGGCCCTGAACGCCGCGCTGGGCCGCACCGCCTGCGATCACCTCCTGATCGGGGTGTCGGCCCGGCTCGGCGACCTCGCCGACGCGCGCGGCGGGCGGGCGGCGCGGCTGGGCGACGACGCCTTCGCCCTCTTCCTGCCGCACTCGGGCCCCCCGGAGGCGGCCGGGGCGCTGACGGCGGCGGTGCGGGCGGCCTTCACGGCTCCCGTGCGCGCCGGGCGTCAGGCCGTGCCCCTCACCTTCGCGCTCGGCGTGGCCCCGGTGGGGCTGGGCACGGACGGCGCGGCCCTCGCGGACGCCGAGATCGCCCTCGCCCACGCCCGGGGCCGGGGCCGCGCCCAGGCGAGCACCTTCGGCCCCGGCCTGCGCGAGGAGGTCGCCGACCCCTTCCGGCTGGAGGAAGCCTTGAGGGGGGCGCTGAGCGGGGAGGGCGAGGGGCCCACCCTGCACTACCAGCCCGTCTTGCACCTCGCCAGCGGGCGGGTGATCGGCGCCGAGGCCCTGCTGCGCTGGACGCACCCCGCTCTGGGCGAGCTGCCCCCCGCCCAGGTCCTGCCGCTCGCCGCCCGCGCCGGGCTGATGGCCCCGCTCGCCGGGTGGGTGCTGCGCCGGGCGGTGGAGGAGGGCCGCGCGTGGCGGGAGGCCCATCCGGGGCTGCGCCTGAGCGTGAACCTCAGCCTGGGGGGCCGGTGGTGCCCGACCGACCCCGGCGAGCTGCTGCCCTTCCTGGCCGAGCACGGCTCACCCGACGTGGAGGTCGGCGCGGGGTGCCTCCTCGACCCCGGCGAGGGCACGCTCGACCTCCTCGGCGCCCTGCGGGCGCGCGGCGCGCGGCTGTGGGTGGACGACTTCGGCGAGGGCACGACCAGCCTGAGCGCCCTGAGCCGCCACCCGCTCACCGGGATCAAGCTCCACCCCAACCTTACCGCCCGGCTGCCTGACGACCCGCGCGGCGTCACCCTGGTGGAGGCGACCCTCGACCTCGCCCGGCGGCTGGGGTGGCAGGTCACGGCGGTGGGCGTGGAAACCGCCGCCGGGCTCGACCTGCTGCGGGGCCTCGGCTGCGACGCGGTGCAGGGGCACGCGGTCTGCCCGCCCCTCGACCCCGGGGCGTTCGGGGCGTGGCTGCAAGGCCGCTAG